aaaTGTTTTCAGAAGATGGTGAAGGATGCATATCACGTCATTTGTAAAAACCTGTGCCCTGAAGCTGGAGCTTTGTGCCAAGTGTGGGAAGAAAGAGGACATTGTAATTCCGTGAGTGTTCCTACTTCCTACGctatggtgtgtgggtgtgtctaaagcCCACACACAGTGGGCTAAGCTGGCAGAGGTTTTGCTTGGGAACTGTGTTGTCTGTTTCAGGGgaaaggagaagggaggggaggggaggggggtgttcAGAATGCAGCTTGTCAATCAAAGTCCAGAAAACATTCCTGTAAGATAATCACAGCGTTTCAAAGACCGCTATCTACTGGGGGAAAACAAATACACAGTGTCTGTGGATCCAACTTTTCTGGACCTTTCTTCCCGACCACTCAAAGTTCCGACGCTTCTGCGCATTTGCGGCATAAAACAGGTTACTCTGGCGTATGGTGCTCAtttaataaagttagatcaaagctgaatcaatgtgcAAGATAACATAATGATAGTATTCTACATAGAAGAACTGAATATAATAGTATGTTATTGTAAGACAAAAACACCACCTAATTTCAGGGATTTAAGGATGATTGTGCTAATGGTCACATTTTTCTCTCATGTGGCCAAATCTCAACCGTGCGCGCCACTAGGCAAAATACACAGGTAAGCTATGCTACAGTTTAACACCAATGCTACAgtttaacaccatctgctctgaAATTCGCTCACTGTACATGATTCAAAACAACACTACTTTGAAATAACACTGTATAATTaactcaagaagatctaaatgcacaTCGCCATGAAACTGACTGAGATCAAATGGTTGGTATGCAGATGCTGCATAGACATTTTACAGGTAAAACTTGAGAGAATTATCTttcacgattgacagtgagaAATGTGAAGGGAGGGAGACAACACACTTCTTTGCGGAAAGAAGAGGTAAAGAAACGCATGCGCAGAACGTGATCCGCACATGTGCAGAAGCTTCGGGACTTTGTTCATTGTGAACTAGGGTTAGGTGACGTCAACCTTTTGTCTTATCGTGATTATGTACCCATAACATTGTGATatacaatatacagtgcattcggaaagtattcagccctcttccctttttacacattttgtaacgttacagcctttttctaaaatgtcttgaataaaaaaaaaaacatcaatttacacactaccccataatgacaaagcgaaacaggtttttataaaacagaaaacagaaataccttcagtattcagaccctttgctatgagactcgaaattgagcttagttgcatcctgtttccattgatcatccttgatgtttctacaacttaattggagtccacctgtggtaaatgcaattgattggacatgatttggaaacgcacacacctgtctatataaggtcccacagttgacggtgcatgtcagagcaaaaaccaagccatgaggtcgaaggaattatccgtagagctccgagacaggattgtgtcgaggcacagatctggggaagggtaccaaaacatttctgcagcattgaaggtccccaagaacacagtagcctccatcattcttaaatggaagaagtttggaaccaccaagactcttcctagagctggccgcccggccaaactgagcaatctggggagaagggccttggtcagggaggtgaccaagaatctgatggtcacactgacagagctccagagttcctctgtggagatgggagaaccttccagaaggacaaccatctctgcagcactccaccaatcaggcccttatggtagagtggccagacggaagccactcttcagtaaaaggcacatgaccgcccacttggagtttgccaaaaggcacctaaaggactctgactatgagaaacaagattctctgattttatgaaaccaagattgaactctttggcctgaatgccaagcgccacgtctggaggaaacctggcaccatccctacgagaagcgtggtggtggcagtatcatactgtggggatgtttttcagcaacagggactgggagactagtcaggatcgagggaaagatgaacggagcaaagtacagagcgatccttgatgaaaacctgctccagagcgctcaggacctcagactggggtgaaggttcaccttccagcaggacaatgaccctgagcacacagccaagacaacgcaggagtggcttcgggacaagtcactgaatgtccttgagtggcccagccagagccaggacttgaacccaatcgaacatctctggagagacctgaggagaagaatgggagaaactccccaaatacaggtgtgccaagcttgtagcgtcatacccaagaagactcaaggctgtaatttctgccaaaggtgcttccacaaagtactgagtaaatggtctgaatacttatgtaaatgtgatatttcaaaaaAATGTCTAaccctgttttagctttgtcattatggggtattgtgtgtaggttgataaaaaaaaaaacgttcattttagaatcaggctgtaatgtaacaaaatgtggaaaaagtcaagcggtctgaatactttccgaatgcactgtagggaTGGATATTCGAAAGAATCTCTGTTCGAGTACTCTCATAAAAAATATTTAGTACTCTCTTTAGCGTTTTAAATCTGAAACTGGGCAAAAACATTTCTGATATTCTAATATATCAGTTGTTCCAATTATTGGTTGTATTGATACACAACAACATATTTTCACTTGACATACTCCACAAACAATAAACTCATCTTAGAGTTTAACATTTGGTCAGTGTTTATACATTTAACCTATTAGAAATGGAATACAAACCTTGAATTGAGTCGAGTGTACTCCTGCACGTCTTATAATAACATGAGTGTGTAGGGGGGACCGGGGATAATTGCAACACTGGTCAGTTGTAACATTTTCAATATCGCCAATAAGGAACAAGCTAGAATCATGTGATTCACTGTGCAAAAGCAGTTTAGTTCCAAAGTCTCATGTGAATAGGCAAGTCACTATGCCACACTCAGCAGATTTGATTGACTAAATTGTCTTACGTTCAATAAAAATGCTTTTGTTCTTGAATTGCATTTCTTAACCCTTTACATTTGTGGGAATTGGgatatatggatagggctaaattgaaatgtttcttacagaagaaatggtagcaattgaaagggaacagtttggagattatgggaaaatgtTAAGACCAAAGGTGACGACACAACAGTTCATCTGACacgactgaatccaaacattacactgttgattttatgtgcattttacatttactgtactttttgccacatttgttgataacgaaatctgaaaatcctctggatacattcagtaacacgATAAGAATATTTCTGGAAAATGTgaggtaggtgcaacataagtcAAAAAAATTACAAAGGTTTGAGTGAgcggactaactggtgtctccaatgtgcaccacagtttcttttttaaattatcctttaaactactactactaataatactagtttgatggttgtagccatcaattatcccattaacaatcacccatattagcaaacttatttcatttcaaatttctctagtataggctacttatcgcaATGAATGATATCAGAaaaatgcctgcgataagtgGTCGGTATCGATAATTctcggtttatcgtcccagctctaccaGACTCCTCTCCAGTGCACAGTGAGAGTTTTGTCGCGtcaggtgctcaagttcagaatggctgtccgtcaaaacccatacagagctgtgaagtgCAGAGCCAGAGCTCCgacatcatgtatagcatgttactgtacagccactgcattccaatttaggcatttatcagtgccattttcaacctgtatacgggtacgagtgtaaatGAAAATGAGTGTAATGGATTTgtaattatttttttacattacacCCCAAACACTGTTACAACCGACCCTGGGGTTACTTGTAACATTACACTCCATGTGTTTGAGACAAAATCATGCATTCTCTGATTGCTTTAAAATGATAACTGCATAAATTTGTAGCAGACAAATGTAAGTTGTTTGTATCCCATTCTGAACTTTGTAGCTATTATAAGCTTGGAGTAACTATCCAAAAGTTAAAAAGTGTTACAATTATCCATAGTCTTTCCTACTTTTATTTAAATCGGCTTATGTCTCTGAAGAACCGTACAAATCAAAGGGTTCCATTTGTCATAATTTAGTTTTTCATTCAAATTCCTCCCAAAGGGTTAACACACAGAagtagggagaggaagaggaggaagacacCAATCAAAAGAAGACCGGACACACTCAGAGGAAGAAGGACTTCAGTGAGCTTGATGATGACTTTGGCGACTTTGGCAGTGATGATGAACACTTTGCCAGTGACTCAGGTCCTGAGAAGGCAGGAAGTGGCAAGGCCCCTATCCCTAACGTGGCACGTGTTAGTTTCAAAGACTAAAGACTGCTAAACCAGGATGACCCTAAATGTACCTCTCCTATCCATTTCATTTTATTAATATACTTGTCCTCTGtgattatacagtgagggaaaaaagtatttgatcccctgctgattttgtacatttgcccactgacaaagaaatgatcagtctataattttaatggtaggtttatttgaacgtgagagacagaataacaacaacaaaatccagaaaaacgcatgtcaaaaatgttatatattgatttgcattttaatgagggaaataagtatttgacccctctgcaaaacattagtaagtacttggtggcaaaacccttgttggcaatcacagaggtcagacgtttcttgtagttggccaccaggtttgcacacatctcaggagggattttgttccactcctctttgcagatcttctccaagtcattaaggtttcgaggctgacgtttggcaactcgaaccttcagctccctccacagattttctatgggattaaggtctggagactggctaggccactccaggaccttaatgtgcttcttcttgagccactcctttgttgccttggccgtgtgttttgggtcattgtcatgctggaatacccatccacaacccattttcaatgccctggctgagggacggaggttctcacccaagatttgacggtacatggccccgtccatcgtccctttgatgaggtgaagttgtcctgtccccttagcagaaaaacacccccaaagtataatgtttccacctccatgtttgacggtggggatggtgttcttcacggcgtagtgtgttaccaattgttttcttggtgactatggtcccagctgccttgagatcattgaaaagatcctcccgtgtagttctgggctgattcctcaccgttctcatgatcattgcaactccacgaggtgagatcttgcatggagccccaggccgagggagattgacagttattttgtgtttcttccatttgcgaataatcgcaccaactgttgtcaccttctcaccaagctgcttggcgatggtcttgtaacccttgtgtaggtctacaatcttgtccctgacatcattggagagctctttggtcttggccatggtggagagtttggaatctgattgattgattgcttctgtggacagctgtcttttatacaggtaacacgctgagattaggagcactccctttaagagtgtgctcctaatctcagctcgttaactgtataaaagacacctgggtgccagaaatatttctgattgagagggggtcaaatacttatttccctcattaaaatgcaaatcaatatataaaatttttgacattcgtttttctggatgtttttgttgttattctgtctctcactgttcaaataaacctaccattaaaattatagactgatcatttatttgtcagtgggcaaacgtacaaaatcagcaggggatcaaatacttttttccctcactgtacataatttTGCTTAGAAGCCTCATCACTGTAGATTTCTTCACTCTAAAATACAATAGCCTATTTGTATTTGGGGTTGGGACATTAAATGGACAAACCTCCCTTTCAATTAACTGTTTTGTAGTAAATCCTATGAGACAGCAATTTGTCATGCTTTAATGGGTTTAAGGAAGCATTATCTTGTTGTGTATGTGAAGGATAATTCACAAACACTACTGGATTGAAGTCATTATAGTGCCCCAGCAGCTATTTTTGAACTTTTCCTGAGTATAAATGTAGAAATGCACACGAATGTATAcatatgtaaaaaatatatatatacattttg
The DNA window shown above is from Coregonus clupeaformis isolate EN_2021a chromosome 18, ASM2061545v1, whole genome shotgun sequence and carries:
- the c18h9orf85 gene encoding LOW QUALITY PROTEIN: uncharacterized protein C9orf85 homolog (The sequence of the model RefSeq protein was modified relative to this genomic sequence to represent the inferred CDS: deleted 1 base in 1 codon; substituted 1 base at 1 genomic stop codon), whose protein sequence is MAAHVKCFQKMVKDAYHVICKTCALKLELCAKCGKKEDIVIPVNTQKXGEEEEEDTNQKKTGHTQRKKDFSELDDDFGDFGSDDEHFASDSGPEKAGSGKAPIPNVARVSFKD